A section of the Mangifera indica cultivar Alphonso unplaced genomic scaffold, CATAS_Mindica_2.1 Un_0013, whole genome shotgun sequence genome encodes:
- the LOC123205726 gene encoding cornifin-A-like, whose product MAELKEMVLKVDLQCSKCYKKVKKVLCKFPEIRDQVYDEKQNTVTIKVVSCCPERLMQKIRCKGCKVIKSIEIKQPKKPEPANPKKEPPPPAPTQSKPPPPPPEHCKPPPPAPCYSPCCPNYPKPCYPPCYLIYPTPCYPPYYPNYCSYCWGPCHCRSRRDCFCEENPSNCLVM is encoded by the exons ATGGCAGAG CTTAAGGAAATGGTGCTGAAAGTTGACCTACAGTGTTCTAAGTGTTACAAAAAAGTGAAGAAAGTTCTTTGCAAATTTCCCG AGATACGAGACCAAGTTTACGACGAAAAGCAAAACACAGTGACAATAAAAGTGGTGAGCTGCTGTCCTGAAAGACTCATGCAAAAGATACGCTGCAAAGGCTGTAAAGTAATCAAGAGTATCGAAATCAAGCAGCCTAAAAAGCCTGAGCCTGCAAACCCAAAAAAAGAGCCTCCTCCTCCAGCACCAACACAGTCCAAGCCTCCTCCTCCACCACCAGAACACTGCAAACCTCCTCCACCAGCACCCTGTTACTCACCTTGCTGCCCGAATTACCCCAAACCCTGTTACCCACCTTGCTACCTGATTTACCCCACACCCTGTTACCCACCTTACTACCCGAATTACTGCAGCTACTGTTGGGGACCGTGTCATTGCAGGAGTCGTAGGGATTGCTTTTGTGAAGAAAATCCCTCAAATTGCTTAGTTATGTAA